One part of the Deltaproteobacteria bacterium genome encodes these proteins:
- the tig gene encoding trigger factor gives MEVQVEQVGQFGRKLSINIPNDDVKKTFDKVTKEFAKEAKIPGFRPGKIPSGVVAQHYGPQIKNAVRESLIEQSLIKAIHENKLAPVGAPRIHMQELERDVDFKYTAEFEVQPEIELKTYKGLKVAKVKIEVNESEIDTQLENMRTQAAQLVPVLIRDTVEKGDIVLVDYEGTMGGIPFKGGKAENALIEIGGSTYLPQISEGLLGAKVPGERVVQVDFPEDYNAKDLAGKPASFHIRLREIKKKELPALDDEFARDVGEENLVALRERLEREITAQKNHEAEGEQRQKLLKALADANPFNVPQSMIDEQAARMVDAAHARLAQMMGRQFELGEEEKKNLLENNKEGAELHVRSGMLLFEIAKAEKLEVSDQEIETEIENIIKGFAENAQRVQSYYNDPDNHERLRYRLLEEKVIKLLLDNAEFFEDTNDAKKPEASAEADTI, from the coding sequence ATGGAAGTTCAAGTTGAACAAGTCGGCCAATTTGGGCGCAAACTTTCGATCAACATCCCCAATGATGATGTTAAAAAAACTTTTGATAAAGTAACCAAAGAATTTGCCAAAGAAGCCAAAATTCCAGGTTTTAGGCCAGGTAAAATTCCGTCCGGTGTAGTTGCACAACACTACGGCCCCCAAATAAAAAATGCGGTGCGTGAAAGTTTGATTGAACAGAGTCTTATTAAAGCTATTCACGAAAACAAACTTGCCCCTGTTGGTGCTCCGCGCATTCATATGCAAGAACTCGAACGAGACGTTGATTTTAAATACACTGCTGAATTTGAAGTACAACCTGAAATAGAGTTGAAAACTTATAAGGGTCTCAAAGTAGCCAAAGTTAAAATTGAAGTTAATGAAAGTGAAATTGACACCCAACTTGAAAACATGCGTACCCAAGCCGCACAATTAGTACCGGTATTGATCCGCGATACCGTAGAAAAAGGCGATATCGTCTTAGTTGATTATGAAGGCACTATGGGTGGCATACCCTTTAAAGGTGGCAAAGCCGAAAATGCTCTGATTGAAATTGGTGGTTCTACTTATTTACCGCAAATATCAGAGGGTCTTTTAGGGGCCAAAGTACCTGGCGAGCGCGTGGTGCAAGTTGATTTCCCCGAAGACTATAATGCCAAAGATCTTGCTGGTAAACCTGCCAGTTTTCACATTCGTCTGCGTGAAATAAAAAAGAAAGAATTGCCTGCTTTAGATGATGAGTTCGCCCGCGATGTCGGTGAAGAAAATCTTGTCGCTCTTCGCGAACGTCTTGAACGCGAAATAACCGCCCAAAAAAATCATGAAGCCGAAGGTGAACAAAGACAAAAACTTCTTAAAGCTTTAGCCGATGCTAATCCATTTAATGTTCCGCAAAGCATGATTGACGAGCAGGCAGCTCGCATGGTTGACGCCGCCCACGCACGTTTGGCACAAATGATGGGTCGCCAATTTGAGCTTGGTGAAGAAGAAAAGAAAAATCTGCTTGAAAACAATAAAGAAGGTGCCGAGCTGCATGTACGTAGTGGCATGTTGCTATTTGAAATCGCCAAAGCTGAAAAACTTGAAGTGAGTGATCAAGAAATCGAGACCGAAATCGAAAATATTATTAAGGGATTTGCTGAAAATGCACAGCGTGTACAAAGTTACTATAATGACCCAGATAACCACGAACGACTACGTTACCGATTGTTAGAAGAAAAGGTTATTAAACTGTTATTGGATAATGCTGAATTTTTTGAAGATACTAACGATGCTAAAAAACCAGAAGCATCGGCTGAAGCTGATACAATTTAG